In Pocillopora verrucosa isolate sample1 chromosome 13, ASM3666991v2, whole genome shotgun sequence, one genomic interval encodes:
- the LOC131797471 gene encoding large ribosomal subunit protein uL10m-like: MAAAMLGNRTNSVLLPFLDSITKLKFIRNHSNMALRCKSGRNKLYKVKPNIRKLMKADEIRHVFETNNMVIVCQFSDMNTAEWEDLRYTLRKDEIGVKMFPNKITCKALENTKYREILPLFLAATVVTYSREAKVKTLLTELKKQPKMGILGGKVDEKLLSRKGVVDYAKLPPLTEQYGQLLQMVTEHSRRLTTLLEQNQMNLIANLTQYVDKDEVKS, translated from the exons ATGGCGGCCGCAATGCTCGGAAACAGAACTAATTCTGTTCTTTTGCCCTTCTTGGATTCGATTACAAAGTTGAAATTCATTCGCAACCACTCCAATATGGCTTTACGTTGCAAATCTGGGAGAAATAAGTTATATAAAGTCAAG CCAAACATCAGAAAACTCATGAAAGCAGATGAAATCAGACATGTGTTTGAAACAAATAACATGGTGATTGTTTGCCAGTTCAGTGACATGAATACAGCTGAATGGGAAGATTTACGATACACCCTCCGCAAGGATGAAATTGGGGTGAAGATGTTCCCTAACAAAATTACATGCAAGGCATTGGAAAATACCAAATACAGGGAGATACTCCCTCTGTTTCTGGCAGCAACAGTTGTCACTTATTCCAGAGAAGCCAAAGTGAAGACATTACTCACAGAACTCAAGAAACAGCCAAAAATGGGGATATTGGGTGGTAAAGTTGATGAGAAGCTTCTTTCAAGGAAAGGCGTTGTGGATTATGCTAAGTTACCACCCTTAACTGAACAATATGGCCAGTTATTGCAGATGGTGACAGAACATTCAAGAAGACTCACAACACTCCTTGAACAGAACCAGATGAACCTTATTGCAAATTTGACGCAATATGTTGACAAGGATGAAGTGAAGAGCtga